Within Candidatus Francisella endociliophora, the genomic segment TGCAGGATATTTAGTAATTGATTCAAGACTGTGCATGAGTTTAGAAGTAGCTCATCACATAAGTGGAAACGAACTAATAACAAAAGAACTCTGGCTAGAAGCTTTTAGTTAGTCAAACAAATAAACCACAATTAAAAGCCTTTAAGTACAAAGGTTTCATATATCTTAACGACACTGATGTCGTCAACAAATCAAACAATTTTATATTAAGTAAGGAGAAATGATATGAGTAATATACTTATACGAGCAAAAAACATACATCTAGCTTTAGATGTTGGTAAAGACAAGGTTTATGAATGGAGAAAAAAATATAAAGAACACTTTCCAAAGCCTTGCATAAATGAGACAAAGCTTATTCTTTATAGAAGATCTGACATTGAAGAATTTGCTGATAAACTTCCTCAACTTATTAATTCATCTAAATAATCAGCCCATACTTGCAACATTTCTTCTCTTTCTTCTAAGTAGTCATACTTATTGTAAGTAGCCTTAACTTTATTTTTTTCCCTGTGAGCTAATACCATCTCAATAGCTTCACTTCTCCACTTATAATGTCTAGCCATTTCATATAATGATGTTGATATTATATGCCTAAAGCCGTGAGCTGTCTGCTTAGGCTTATCACCCTTTCCATCATATCCTAAAATCTTTTGTAAATTAGAGTTTAAATGATTTCTAGGTCTATGTACCTTTGAATTATGAGAGCTAACAAAAATGTATTTATCGTGCATCTTCATATATTCTAATCTAGCTATGCACTCTTTTGCTTGCCTAGATAGTGGCACTATATGTTCATATCGCATTTTCATTCTTTCAGGTTTTATCCTAATGCAGCTTTCTTCTATCTCTCCCCACTCCATAGCCAATAACTCTAAAGGTCTTAATCCTGTATAAATCAATAATTTAAAAGCTTCTCTAGTCTGTTGATTTTTATGATTAAAGCAATCACTTATTAGATTTTTAAATGCTTGCTTATCTTTAACAGGATCTATAAAGGCTAAGTTTTTTTCTTCTTTCTTTATTAGTGCTAGTGAAATATCTCTAACTGGATTATACAGGCACAACCCATGTGCTATCGCATATTTAAATACCATATTAAGATTAAATCTTAATCTATCTCTTTGACCTAGTGTGCCTTTTTTTTCTAACTTTTGTAATATTGATATTATTTCTAAAGGCTCTATTGTATTTATATCTCTATTCCCTATAACTGGATAAGCATATAGCTCCAATCTTGATATTGATGATTTTATATATATATCTGTTAATCCTGATTGCCTACAGTTTTCAATAAATTTTTCTGCTACATATTTGAAGTTTTTACTCTCATCATTTTGTATCTTGGGATTGCGACCAGCTTTAATATCTTTTTTTATTCTAAATGATTCTTCTCTGGCTTCTTGTAATGACATTACTGGGTATTTTCCTAAGCTAACAACATTTCTCTTTTTATCTTTTGTATAGATATACAGAAATGACTTATTACCATTTGGGTCTACTCGTATATATAGATTATTACCATCTCCTTGGGTATAATCTCTGCCTGTAGCCTTTAGTTTTTTTATTTTTAAATCTGATAGTTTCATTGTGTGTAAGATTTCTTCTGTGTGAAGTTTGTGTGTAACATTAAACACTATTTATACAGAATTATAAAGAATCATACAGAAATAAATAAATTGAAAGCTAGTAGTATAAAGAGTTATATAGATTTATATAGAATGATTGAAAGTTCCTGTATAGGTAAATAAATTTAGCTTAACGGTAACGGCTTTGACTTGCTATTGCAATTCTATCTTCCATTGCTTGCTGTCTTGATAATTGTACAGATTCACCAGCAACGGTAGACATATCAGTCATTTCACCTCTTGGACCTAAAGTAAATCCTGTGACATTTGAATAAGCTATTGAACTAATTGAGCCCATAATAAATAGGCTGAGTAGTATCTTTTTCATTTTTTTAACTCTTATTTATTCTTACAATTGTAATTTTACATTAAAAAATAGATTATAAAAATATATTGTTCTTATGTGTTTTATAAACTTTATTGATAAAACTAAAAGAGGTAATTTACGTTTCTCTCTGTAAACAAACATTTATAAATTTTGCCACTTCTTGTTCTAAATTGTTACGTATCCCCACGCCTCTAACTAAATAGAAAGAAGTTTCACCAAAGTAATATTTTTCTAAAACAGGAACTATTTCATCATTGCTACTTGCGAATATGTCTAAAGTGTTAATAATAAAACTACACCTTGCAACTAAGCTAGGGTCATACATAGCATTATTAAGAAATAAACTTGAACTTAAACAGACCTGTTGTTTTGATCCATTTTCTTCTGAAGTACCTATTAAAGTTTCTCGACCCTTATTATTATCAGCAAGCCCAACAACTTTATGTAACTCTAAATCTTTAACTGTTTTAGGAACTCCATTTTCTTTAATATATTTTTTGGATGTATAAAGTTTATTCTTTGCTTTAACTAATGTTTTTATTGTACAGTTTTGTGTTAAAGGTTGCTTTGTTGTTATAGCTAAATCTAAGTCATCTCTAACTAAATCAACCACTCCAGCTGTATATGTAAATATTAATTTTGCATTTGGGTAGCATCTATAAAAATTATCCAACCTACTTGCTATAACATTATCAAAAAACAGTTTTGGAACTCCAATTTTCAAAGTTCCTTTAACTTCTTTTGAGATATTCATTAACCTTTGAAGAGTTTCATTTGCTTGAGTTTCTATATTATTAAAATTCCTATATAGCACCTCCCCATCAGATGTCATTTCTATTAAGCCTCTAGAATTTCTTTTTATTAGCTTCGTGTTAATTGACTCTTCTAGATTTTGAATCCTACGCGATACTGTGCTTTGAGAAATATTCATTTGTCTAGCAAGCTCAGTAAATGTACCTATGTTTATAAGTTTTATAAAAAGAAAAATATCATCATAACTCATACCATCTCCCATTTCTGCATAAGAGCTATGCATTTTTTGCTACAGACAAACTAATACTACTACAAATATACTAATAGTGTAAGTTAAGCAGTTGACTTAACCAAATAAACAACCAAACAAATAAGGAAAATATAAAATGAAAAAAACTATTTCAAAAATCTTACTAACTACTAGTATCTTAGCAACTGCTGCACCAACATTTGCATGCTCAGAATTAAATCATAATTTTGGAAATGACTTAGGACTATATTCTGCTAGAACAATGGATGTATTTATAGATCTACAACCAAGCTTATCTATTTACCCAAAAGGCACAAAAGAAACAGGAGCTCTTGATAGAAATTCTCTTAACTGGACTGATAAGTATGGATATGTATCTGTTGATGAAACAAATTTACACGACCTAACTGCTGAAGGAGTCAATGAAAAAGGTTTATCAGCCCACCTATTATATTTTGGAACTATGGAGCAACCAGAAAGAAATGCTAACATAAAAGGAGTTAATGGTTTAGCTTGGGTTAGATATGTTCTTGGCAATTACTCAAATGTAGATGAAGTCATAAAAGGATTAGGAGATTATCAAATTTATACACCTCAAATAGAACTTCAAGGTAAAAAAGGAAATTTACCAATCCATTACTTAATAGAAGATGCCCAAGGAAATAGCGCCATAATAGAATATGTAAATAAAAAGCTTACTGTACATAAGAATATTAAAGCTATGACAAACGAGCCAAGTTTTGATAAGCAAATGGAAAATTTAAATATTATAAAAAATACCGATTTATATAACATAGATATGATTCCTGGTGGAGCTAAATCAGAAAACAGATTTGTAAGAGCAAATTTTATTAGCGAAAATATGCCTAAAGCGAGCTCTCCAGAGGAAGCTGTAAACTATATGTTTGCTGCTGCAGACTCAGTTTCCGTACCCTTCGTAGAAGGATATAAGGATGTTGATTTTACTGCAGAAGGTGTTCAAGATAAATGGCCAACTCAATGGAAAAGTGTTATTTCAACACAAGATAAAAAACTATATCTTTCTGATGTTCTTGTAGGTAATAGAATATATGTAGACTTAAATGAAGCTAATCTAGAGCAAGGGCAACCTGTAAAGACTATTTCAGCAATGAATAATAACTTAGCTGGTGATGTTACTTATGATATGAGCTCGAAGTAATAAGGAACTACTTAAAATGAAAAAAACTATTTTTACTTTAATTATTTTTGCTAGCATTGTATCAATATTACAAGCAGCACCTCTTCATCAAATACCTTCTTATTCTTTAGCTCTGCATCATCATTCTGCAAAATAATCTCTGAGTTTCTACAGCAAACATTTTGTTAAAATACTCTAACTAAAAATAACATATTAAAACCAATGTTATCTCTAATAGGAAGAACCCCTATAATCAAACTTAAAAATAATAACTGTAATCACAATTTCTATGCTAAGTGCGAATGGGTTAATCCAACAGGAAGCATAAAAGATCGCGTTGCAAAATATATTCTTGACGACCTAATCAACAATAATAAGATACAGTCAAATCAACCTGTTGTTGAAGCTAGCTCCGGCAATATGGGTACATCTTTAGCAGCTATTGCAAAATACTTTAATCATCCAGTACATATTACCTGTCCAGAAAAAACAGGACTAATTAAAAGAAAAATGATTACAAGCCTTGGAGCCAAGTTAACCATTTGTAAGAACACTGCAGATTATAAAGATCCTGAATTTTATGTAAATAAGGCTCGATTAATAGCAGATAAATTAAATGGCATTCTAATAAACCAATACGACAATCCTTTGAATACTGAATGCCACTACAAAACTACAGGCCCTGAGATAGTTAGCTATTTTTTGACGCAAGCTTTAAATATTGATTACTTTATAACAGTCGGTGGTTCAGGAGGAACCATTACAGGATGTGCAAAAAGAATTAAAGAAATATTCCCTAATGCTAAAGTTGTTATGCCAGACCCTAAAGGCTCAGTTTATTATGACATTTTTAATTTTGGTAAACCTATTAAGCAAAATATCTATAGTTATAAAGTTGAAGGTCCGGGGAATCCAGTTTTTTGTAAATCCATGGATCTAGCATATATAGATGAAATAATACAATTCACTGATAATCAAGCTATAGAAGGTTGTAAAGATTTAGCTATTGAACAAGGAATATATGCGGGACACAGCAGTGGGGCAAATTATTTTATACTAAAAAAACTAGCAAATATGCTTCCAAAAAATAAAAACTACAATATTTTAATAATGATTCTAGATAGTGGTATGAAGTATGATTTTGAATGATTAAGAAATTAATATATGAAATATAAAAATTTAGCTGCTATGATTTAAATGTAATTTTTAATAAATAGGAGCTACAAAATGCCTGGTATATTAATAAGTTTTGTCTTACTGCTAATATCTATATTAACTGCTTGGTTCAATAGGCGATGGGGAGTTATAACTTTTTCCATATTCTTAATCGCTGCAAACCTAGTTTTTTTGCATCATGCTACAGATCATTTATCTATTTACTTATAGGAGAGCATTATGAAAAAGATTATTCCAAATGATGCTATAAAAGCATTAAGCGCCATAGAAGCAGCTGGTATAGCAATAATTATTCTAATGGCATTCTTCTTTCAATTTTTCATGGATGAAATCCCCTGCCCACTCTGTCTTTTACAGAGACTAGGGCTACTAGCTATTGGGTTTGGATTCTTATTAAATATGAGATTTCACGTCCGCCCAAGTCATTATGCACTATCACTTTTAGCTGCTGTTTTTACTGCTTTTGTATCATTAAGACAAATTGCTTTACATGTAACAGATCCCGTTGGATTTGGCTCAAAAATTTTGGGATTACATATGTATAGTTGGGTCTTTGTAATATCTATGATTGCTATTATCTATATTGCTATAGTTATGTCATATCCCGAGCAGTACGAAATTCGTAAAAAACCTCAAGAAATCTCAGAGGCTAAAAATAAGAAATTAAAGATATTCACTCATATAATATTTTTACTCTTTGCCTTTATAGTATTAGCTAACGTAACGTCTACTTTTGTTGAATGTGGATTACATGAATGTCCTGATAACCCAACAAGCTATTTATTAGCTTAATCGTTCTCTATATTCTTACACAATTAGTTCTATCTAGATATTTGTTACCATGATTATCTATTAAAGTAGGACAGCTATAATTCCTACTGCATGAAACCAATATCGCACTCAACATAGCTAAAGATAAAATATATTTCATAGAAAAAATTTTTTGTTTTGAGTATCTATAATCTTATATTTAAAGGGTTTATTAACCTTCTATTTCATTTCTAAGTATTTGATCAGTAGTAATCTCTGATTCTGCAATTTCTCTCAAAGCAACTACTGTAGCTTTTTCTTTCTTTTCATTATCTATAGATTCTGAATAGCCATTTCTTAGGATATTATTTGCTCTCATAGATGCTAAAACTACTAAATCAAATCTTGTTTCAACTTTATCTAAACAATCTTCTACCGTTACTCTAGCCATTTTTTACTCCATTTCTTTTCAATAATTGTTTTACTTTGTTATATATAATATCAATTACAGTTTTATTTTGTGCTCCATCAGGAACTATAATATCAGCTTTTCTTTTTGAAGGCTCAATAAATTTAATATGCATTGGTCTAACAGTTTCTAAATATTGATTTATCACACTATCAACGCTTCTGCCTCTCTCATTCTGATCACGCATTAATCTTCGAATAAAACATAAATCAGATGGAGTATCCATATAAACCTTAAAGTCCATCATTTTTAAAAGTTTACGGTCATTAAATAACATAATTCCTTCTAAAATTATAACACTAACTCCACCGGTAATCTTTTCAGCTTTACCTTCAACCCTTGAGTGAGTAGTATAATCATAGTGCGGTATATAGATATCATTACCTTCTACTAAGCTCTCTAAATCTTTTCTTAGTAACTTATGATCAAAAGCATCGGGATGGTCATAGTTAACTTTACAAGCTTCTTCAAAACCAACCATTTCACCCCAATTTTTATAATACCTATCTTCTGAAATTACAGCAATTTTATTCAAATGTTTTGATTTTAATTTTTTAATAATTGCGTTAGAAAATAGTGTCTTACCTGAGCCTGAGCCACCAACTATACCAATTATAAAAACATCGCCTTTACCAGCCATTTTTATTTCCTATAATTCTATTTTTGGTTGACTCTTTACTAAATGATCAAGTTCTTTTAATAAGCTCAAAAATTCTTTGATTTTATACATTGGGAAAGAATTTGGCCCATCACTTTTTGCTTCAGCTGGATTTGGATGAGTCTCCATAAATAACCCATCAATTCCAACTGCCATAGCAGCTTTTGATAAAACTGGCACAAACTCTCTTTGACCGCCTGATGAACTACCTTGACCACCTGGAAGTTGTACAGAGTGTGTTGCATCAAATACTACAGGACAACCTGTATCTTTCATAATCTCAAGTGAACGCATATCTGAAACAAGATTGTTATACCCAAAGCTTACCCCTCTTTCACAAACCATAATTTGTTCATTACCGGTAGTTTTTGCTTTAGTTACAACATGCTGCATATCCCAAGGTGCTAAGAACTGACCTTTTTTGATGTTTACAGGTTTTCCTTGCTTACAAACATCTACAATAAAATTAGTTTGACGACATAAAAAAGCTGGTGTTTGTAATATATCTACAACCTCAGCTACTTCAGCAAATGGAGTATCCTCATGTACATCTGTAACAACAGGTACATCATAAGTTTTTTTAACTTTTGCTAAAATCTCTAAGCCCTTATCTACACCTAAACCTCTAAAACTATTTATAGAAGAACGATTTGCTTTATCAAAAGATGATTTATAAACAAAGTTAATACCTAACTCTTTAGTAACTTCTGTTAAATACCCCGCTGTATCCATAGCCATTTGCTCTGATTCGATTACACAAGGTCCTGACATTAGGAAAAATGGCTTACCATTTCCTACTTCAAAATTAGCAATTTTCATAAAATCTCTTCTACTTAAATAGGTTAATTACAATTGATTATTATACAGAAAAAGATGAGCCACAACCACAAGTAGTTTTGGCATTTGGATTTCTAATTACAAAATATGCCCCTTCGACATCATCTTTGTAATCAACATCAGCACCAACAAGATACTGAAAACTCATTGAATCAACAAGAAGACGAACCCCATTTTTTGTAATAACCATATCGTCTTCTTTTACTTCATTATCAAAGGCAAAAGCATACTGAAAACCAGAACAGCCTCCACCTGTAATATATACACGTAAACTTAAGGAATCATCGCCCTCTTCTTCAATCAGCTCTTTTACTTTCAAAGAAGCCGATTCTGTGAAATTTATAGGCTCTACGCTTTGAACTTCGGCACTTTGAACTTCTTCACTCATAAAATTACCTCGCTACAAGAGAAAGTTTAACTCTACCGCCTCTATCAATATTTTGAACTAATACTTCCATAGGCTGGCCTTCAACTAATGAATTAGTCTTCATACCTGCTTGCTCAACTTCTGAGAATGGTAAATAACCATCCTGATTACCAAGAAGGTTAACAAAAGCACCAGAATCAAGAAGCTTAACAATTTTACCTTTATAAACTTGACCTTCTTCGACTTCTGCCACAATTTCTTCAACCATAGCTACAGCCATATCTAGAGACTTTTTATCTTTAGCAAAGATTTTAACTTCACCAGAATCACTAGTATCAATTTGAGCACTAGTTTTCTCAACTATACCTTTAACAGTTGAACCACCACGACCGACTACATCTTTGATTTTAGCAGGGTTTATATTCATAACATGAATTTGTGGAGCAACATCAGAAACTGCTTCTTTATGCTCTTTAATCACTTCATTCATAATACCTAAAATATGCAGTCTACCGGCTTTTGCTTGCTCAAGAGCTTGCTCAAGAATCTCTCTAGAAATACCTTTAATTTTGATATCCATTTGAAGTGCTGTAACTCCATATCTTGTACCAGCAACTTTAAAGTCCATATCTCCAAGATGATCTTCATCACCTAAGATATCAGATAAAACAGCGTATTTAGATCCCTCTTTAATAAGACCCATCGCGATACCTGCAACTGGCTCAGCTATTGGTACACCAGCATCCATCATAGATAAAGATGAGCCACAAACAGTCGCCATTGAACTTGAACCATTTGACTCTAAAATCTCAGATACAATTCTTACAACATATGGATATGCGTCTTGGTTAGGGAAAACAGCTTGTGTAGCACGCTTTGCAAGATTAGCATGACCAATCTCACGACGCTTAGGTGCCATACCAACCATACCACACTCCCCTACTGAATACGGAGGGAAGTTATAATGAAGCATATAACGAGATTTTTCCATACCATCTAGAGACTCTACCAACTGCGCATCTCTATCACTACCTAAAGTAGTAACAACTAAAGCTTGAGTTTCACCTCTAGTAAACAATGCTGATCCATGAACACCCGGAAGAACACCTGTCTTAACACTAATTGGACGGATAGTTTCTGTACATCTACCGTCTATTCTAGGCTTACCTTCTAAGATATTTGTTCTTACAAGATCTTTTTCGATATCATGAAATGCTTCTAAAATTTCTTTTTCAGAATATTCAATACCATCTACATCATTAGCAAATATATGCTCTAAAACATTTTTTCTAACTTCACCAAGCTTCACATTTCTTTCTTGTTTAGAAGCTATAGTGTAAGCATTCTTAATCTCACCAAAGAAATGAGATTTGATTTGTGACTTAAGTAATTTATTTACTTGATAGACAGAATAGTCAAAACGCGGCTTAGATGCTACTTTTGCAAGTTTGTTGATCGATTCAATAATAGTTTTAAGATGCTTATGTGCATATAAGATACCGCCAAGCATAACAGATTCTGGTAAACTATTTGCTTCCGACTCAACCATCAAAATTGCGTCATCTGTACCAGAAACAACCAAATCTAAAGCAG encodes:
- the udk gene encoding uridine kinase gives rise to the protein MAGKGDVFIIGIVGGSGSGKTLFSNAIIKKLKSKHLNKIAVISEDRYYKNWGEMVGFEEACKVNYDHPDAFDHKLLRKDLESLVEGNDIYIPHYDYTTHSRVEGKAEKITGGVSVIILEGIMLFNDRKLLKMMDFKVYMDTPSDLCFIRRLMRDQNERGRSVDSVINQYLETVRPMHIKFIEPSKRKADIIVPDGAQNKTVIDIIYNKVKQLLKRNGVKNG
- a CDS encoding LysR family transcriptional regulator; protein product: MSYDDIFLFIKLINIGTFTELARQMNISQSTVSRRIQNLEESINTKLIKRNSRGLIEMTSDGEVLYRNFNNIETQANETLQRLMNISKEVKGTLKIGVPKLFFDNVIASRLDNFYRCYPNAKLIFTYTAGVVDLVRDDLDLAITTKQPLTQNCTIKTLVKAKNKLYTSKKYIKENGVPKTVKDLELHKVVGLADNNKGRETLIGTSEENGSKQQVCLSSSLFLNNAMYDPSLVARCSFIINTLDIFASSNDEIVPVLEKYYFGETSFYLVRGVGIRNNLEQEVAKFINVCLQRET
- a CDS encoding DUF5993 family protein, translated to MPGILISFVLLLISILTAWFNRRWGVITFSIFLIAANLVFLHHATDHLSIYL
- a CDS encoding PLP-dependent cysteine synthase family protein is translated as MLSLIGRTPIIKLKNNNCNHNFYAKCEWVNPTGSIKDRVAKYILDDLINNNKIQSNQPVVEASSGNMGTSLAAIAKYFNHPVHITCPEKTGLIKRKMITSLGAKLTICKNTADYKDPEFYVNKARLIADKLNGILINQYDNPLNTECHYKTTGPEIVSYFLTQALNIDYFITVGGSGGTITGCAKRIKEIFPNAKVVMPDPKGSVYYDIFNFGKPIKQNIYSYKVEGPGNPVFCKSMDLAYIDEIIQFTDNQAIEGCKDLAIEQGIYAGHSSGANYFILKKLANMLPKNKNYNILIMILDSGMKYDFE
- a CDS encoding tyrosine-type recombinase/integrase gives rise to the protein MKLSDLKIKKLKATGRDYTQGDGNNLYIRVDPNGNKSFLYIYTKDKKRNVVSLGKYPVMSLQEAREESFRIKKDIKAGRNPKIQNDESKNFKYVAEKFIENCRQSGLTDIYIKSSISRLELYAYPVIGNRDINTIEPLEIISILQKLEKKGTLGQRDRLRFNLNMVFKYAIAHGLCLYNPVRDISLALIKKEEKNLAFIDPVKDKQAFKNLISDCFNHKNQQTREAFKLLIYTGLRPLELLAMEWGEIEESCIRIKPERMKMRYEHIVPLSRQAKECIARLEYMKMHDKYIFVSSHNSKVHRPRNHLNSNLQKILGYDGKGDKPKQTAHGFRHIISTSLYEMARHYKWRSEAIEMVLAHREKNKVKATYNKYDYLEEREEMLQVWADYLDELIS
- the erpA gene encoding iron-sulfur cluster insertion protein ErpA encodes the protein MSEEVQSAEVQSVEPINFTESASLKVKELIEEEGDDSLSLRVYITGGGCSGFQYAFAFDNEVKEDDMVITKNGVRLLVDSMSFQYLVGADVDYKDDVEGAYFVIRNPNAKTTCGCGSSFSV
- a CDS encoding linear amide C-N hydrolase; translation: MKKTISKILLTTSILATAAPTFACSELNHNFGNDLGLYSARTMDVFIDLQPSLSIYPKGTKETGALDRNSLNWTDKYGYVSVDETNLHDLTAEGVNEKGLSAHLLYFGTMEQPERNANIKGVNGLAWVRYVLGNYSNVDEVIKGLGDYQIYTPQIELQGKKGNLPIHYLIEDAQGNSAIIEYVNKKLTVHKNIKAMTNEPSFDKQMENLNIIKNTDLYNIDMIPGGAKSENRFVRANFISENMPKASSPEEAVNYMFAAADSVSVPFVEGYKDVDFTAEGVQDKWPTQWKSVISTQDKKLYLSDVLVGNRIYVDLNEANLEQGQPVKTISAMNNNLAGDVTYDMSSK
- the kdsA gene encoding 3-deoxy-8-phosphooctulonate synthase — protein: MKIANFEVGNGKPFFLMSGPCVIESEQMAMDTAGYLTEVTKELGINFVYKSSFDKANRSSINSFRGLGVDKGLEILAKVKKTYDVPVVTDVHEDTPFAEVAEVVDILQTPAFLCRQTNFIVDVCKQGKPVNIKKGQFLAPWDMQHVVTKAKTTGNEQIMVCERGVSFGYNNLVSDMRSLEIMKDTGCPVVFDATHSVQLPGGQGSSSGGQREFVPVLSKAAMAVGIDGLFMETHPNPAEAKSDGPNSFPMYKIKEFLSLLKELDHLVKSQPKIEL
- the pnp gene encoding polyribonucleotide nucleotidyltransferase gives rise to the protein MKIFREIFELGNKEIVLETGGMARQADGSVTVSCGNNVVLVTTVVKKTVADGQDFFPLSVHYLEKTYAAGKIPGGFLRREGRPSEEQILISRLIDRSIRPSFPDGFFNEIQIVATVVSYDGSFSPDILALIGASASLAISGAPYDDVIAGVRVGYTNGKYILNPNKQDLKESALDLVVSGTDDAILMVESEANSLPESVMLGGILYAHKHLKTIIESINKLAKVASKPRFDYSVYQVNKLLKSQIKSHFFGEIKNAYTIASKQERNVKLGEVRKNVLEHIFANDVDGIEYSEKEILEAFHDIEKDLVRTNILEGKPRIDGRCTETIRPISVKTGVLPGVHGSALFTRGETQALVVTTLGSDRDAQLVESLDGMEKSRYMLHYNFPPYSVGECGMVGMAPKRREIGHANLAKRATQAVFPNQDAYPYVVRIVSEILESNGSSSMATVCGSSLSMMDAGVPIAEPVAGIAMGLIKEGSKYAVLSDILGDEDHLGDMDFKVAGTRYGVTALQMDIKIKGISREILEQALEQAKAGRLHILGIMNEVIKEHKEAVSDVAPQIHVMNINPAKIKDVVGRGGSTVKGIVEKTSAQIDTSDSGEVKIFAKDKKSLDMAVAMVEEIVAEVEEGQVYKGKIVKLLDSGAFVNLLGNQDGYLPFSEVEQAGMKTNSLVEGQPMEVLVQNIDRGGRVKLSLVAR
- the rpoZ gene encoding DNA-directed RNA polymerase subunit omega; amino-acid sequence: MARVTVEDCLDKVETRFDLVVLASMRANNILRNGYSESIDNEKKEKATVVALREIAESEITTDQILRNEIEG
- a CDS encoding disulfide bond formation protein B, producing MKKIIPNDAIKALSAIEAAGIAIIILMAFFFQFFMDEIPCPLCLLQRLGLLAIGFGFLLNMRFHVRPSHYALSLLAAVFTAFVSLRQIALHVTDPVGFGSKILGLHMYSWVFVISMIAIIYIAIVMSYPEQYEIRKKPQEISEAKNKKLKIFTHIIFLLFAFIVLANVTSTFVECGLHECPDNPTSYLLA